Proteins encoded within one genomic window of Hevea brasiliensis isolate MT/VB/25A 57/8 chromosome 8, ASM3005281v1, whole genome shotgun sequence:
- the LOC110667209 gene encoding glycine-rich cell wall structural protein 2, with the protein MASSRVLGAALLVLLLVELCFAGRSSNSIFGKGGGGGGGGGQGGGGGGGLGAGLGYGSGYGSGYGSGGGEGYGGAEGYGGGGGGGRGGGGGGGGGSGGKGYGSGFGSGSGSGYGSGSGGGRGSGGGGGGGKGGGGGGGGGLGIGSGSGYGSGYGGGSGYGSGGEGKGRGGGGGGGGGGGAGGGGGGGNGSGYGSGYGSGSGYGGGAEDDGGYP; encoded by the coding sequence atggcAAGCTCAAGGGTGCTAGGTGCTGCATTATTGGTCTTGCTCCTTGTCGAGCTCTGCTTCGCTGGAAGGTCGTCAAATTCGATTTTTGGTaaaggaggtggaggtggtggaggaggaggacaaggtggtggaggtggtggtggtttaGGTGCAGGACTTGGGTATGGCTCCGGTTATGGTTCGGGATATGGGTCTGGAGGTGGTGAAGGATATGGTGGTGCAGAAGGGTACGGtggtggaggaggtggaggtcgaggcggaggtggtggtggtggtggcggctctGGCGGTAAAGGGTATGGTTCAGGCTTTGGGTCTGGCAGTGGCTCAGGCTACGGCTCTGGCTCTGGAGGTGGGAGAGGAAGTGGTGGAGGTGGAGGCGGTGGAAAAGGAGGAGGCGGTGGTGGAGGTGGAGGCTTAGGAATTGGAAGTGGGTCAGGTTACGGTTCTGGATATGGAGGCGGGTCTGGATATGGAAGTGGAGGAGAAGGAAAAGGTAGAGGTGGTGGAGGAGgcggaggtggtggaggaggagcaggaggtggtggtggtggtgggaaTGGCTCTGGCTATGGTTCAGGCTACGGAAGTGGGTCTGGATATGGAGGAGGAGCGGAAGATGATGGTGGTTACCCGTGA